The Streptomyces sp. NBC_00691 genome has a segment encoding these proteins:
- a CDS encoding AzlD domain-containing protein, with protein MNVWIAIALTAAGCYLVKLVGLLVPAGALERPLVQRLAALLPVALLAALTAQQTFGAGGTVVLDARAAGLAAAAVALVLRAPFLVVVGAAVAVTAGARALGWG; from the coding sequence ATGAACGTCTGGATCGCGATCGCCCTCACCGCCGCCGGGTGCTACCTGGTGAAGCTCGTGGGCCTGCTCGTACCCGCGGGAGCGCTGGAGCGACCGCTCGTCCAGCGGCTCGCCGCCCTGCTCCCCGTGGCCCTGCTCGCCGCGCTCACCGCGCAGCAGACGTTCGGCGCGGGCGGCACCGTGGTCCTGGACGCCCGCGCCGCGGGGCTCGCCGCGGCGGCGGTCGCCCTCGTCCTGCGGGCACCGTTCCTGGTCGTCGTGGGCGCCGCCGTCGCGGTCACCGCGGGGGCACGGGCGCTGGGCTGGGGGTGA
- a CDS encoding DUF3046 domain-containing protein — translation MRLTIFWERMADHFGASYAESFARDHVMAELGGRSVHEALDSGWETKDVWRAVCAAVGVPADKQ, via the coding sequence ATGCGGTTGACGATTTTCTGGGAACGGATGGCGGACCACTTCGGCGCGTCCTACGCCGAGTCCTTCGCGCGTGACCATGTGATGGCCGAGCTCGGAGGCCGGTCGGTGCACGAGGCACTGGATTCCGGCTGGGAGACGAAGGACGTGTGGCGGGCCGTCTGCGCGGCCGTCGGCGTACCCGCCGACAAGCAGTGA
- a CDS encoding AI-2E family transporter: MPRWLPRALVLALALYSVFLLGNWAFHQLVGLLVNILLAFFLALAIEPAVGRMAARGMRRGLATFLVFFAVLIFSVGFVVLLGSMLAGQIVDMVENFPKYLDSLINWINQNFHTDLSRVEVQDSVLSSDWLQKYVQNSASGVLDVSATVLGGLFRLLTIFLFSFYFAADGPRLRRALCSVLPPARQTEVLRAWEIAVDKTGGYLYSRGLMALISGVAHFVLFEILGVPYAPALAVWVGLVSQFIPTIGTYLAGALPMLLAFTVNPWYALWVLGFVVIYQQFENYLLQPKLTSKTVDIHPAVAFGSVIAGTALLGVVGALIAIPAVATLQAFLGAYVKRYDVTDDPRVHGHRRYGEAVVARLQKALHHKKEKEREAARDADDS, encoded by the coding sequence ATGCCGCGGTGGCTGCCGCGCGCGCTCGTCCTCGCCCTCGCGCTCTACTCCGTCTTCCTCCTCGGCAACTGGGCCTTCCACCAGCTCGTCGGCCTCCTCGTCAACATCCTGCTCGCCTTCTTCCTCGCCCTCGCCATCGAACCGGCGGTCGGCCGCATGGCGGCGCGCGGGATGCGCCGGGGGCTCGCCACGTTCCTCGTCTTCTTCGCCGTCCTGATCTTCAGCGTCGGATTCGTCGTCCTCCTGGGGTCGATGCTCGCCGGCCAGATCGTGGACATGGTCGAGAACTTCCCCAAGTACCTCGACTCGCTGATCAACTGGATCAACCAGAACTTCCACACCGACCTGTCGCGGGTCGAGGTCCAGGACAGCGTCCTGAGCTCCGACTGGCTGCAGAAGTACGTCCAGAACAGCGCGTCCGGCGTTCTCGACGTCTCCGCCACCGTCCTCGGCGGCCTGTTCCGGCTGCTGACGATCTTCCTGTTCTCGTTCTACTTCGCGGCCGACGGGCCCCGGCTGCGGCGCGCGCTCTGCTCCGTCCTGCCGCCCGCCCGGCAGACCGAGGTGCTGCGGGCGTGGGAGATCGCGGTCGACAAGACCGGCGGCTATCTGTACTCGCGCGGGCTCATGGCCCTCATCTCCGGTGTCGCGCACTTCGTGCTCTTCGAGATCCTCGGCGTGCCGTACGCGCCCGCGCTCGCCGTGTGGGTCGGCCTGGTCTCGCAGTTCATCCCGACCATCGGTACGTATCTGGCCGGCGCGCTGCCGATGCTGCTCGCCTTCACCGTGAACCCCTGGTACGCGCTGTGGGTGCTCGGCTTCGTCGTGATCTACCAGCAGTTCGAGAACTACCTGCTCCAGCCGAAGCTCACGTCGAAGACGGTGGACATCCACCCGGCGGTCGCCTTCGGATCGGTCATCGCGGGGACGGCGCTGCTCGGCGTCGTCGGTGCGCTGATCGCGATCCCGGCCGTCGCCACCCTCCAGGCCTTCCTCGGCGCTTATGTGAAGCGGTACGACGTGACGGACGACCCGCGCGTCCACGGGCACCGGAGGTACGGGGAGGCCGTGGTCGCGCGGCTGCAGAAGGCCCTTCACCACAAGAAGGAGAAGGAGAGGGAGGCCGCTCGGGATGCGGACGACTCCTGA
- a CDS encoding cytochrome d ubiquinol oxidase subunit II, with amino-acid sequence METLAIALLALFAAGWSVLAGADIGTGMLTPWLGRNDRERQLVLASIAPFFLGNEVWLVATVGVLVGCFPALEGELLSGQFPVLVALLTGWIVRDAGLWSRGRGPGPRWRTACDAAVTCGSWTVALSWGWLLAALLTGRPYTPATGATAFLTSLAAAALFAAHGLGFAALRLTGLPYERARRLVGHAGRPWQSFALTAVLMGGLPLWAGTALPLAERAASPATLGLLVPALLVVTPLLVAVQAWIWHTFRHRVTGPSYL; translated from the coding sequence GTGGAGACCCTGGCCATCGCCCTGCTCGCCCTCTTCGCGGCGGGCTGGTCCGTCCTCGCCGGGGCGGACATCGGCACGGGCATGCTCACACCCTGGCTCGGCCGGAACGACCGCGAACGGCAGCTGGTGCTCGCCTCGATCGCCCCGTTCTTCCTGGGCAACGAGGTCTGGCTGGTCGCCACCGTCGGCGTCCTCGTCGGCTGCTTCCCCGCTCTCGAGGGCGAGCTCCTGAGCGGTCAGTTCCCGGTCCTCGTGGCCCTGCTGACCGGCTGGATCGTCCGCGACGCGGGCCTCTGGTCCCGCGGCCGCGGCCCGGGTCCGCGCTGGCGCACCGCCTGCGACGCGGCGGTGACCTGCGGGAGCTGGACCGTCGCACTGTCCTGGGGGTGGCTGCTCGCGGCCCTGCTCACCGGGCGGCCGTACACACCGGCGACCGGCGCGACGGCCTTCCTCACCTCGCTCGCCGCGGCCGCGCTGTTCGCCGCGCACGGGCTCGGCTTCGCCGCGCTCCGGCTCACGGGACTGCCGTACGAGCGCGCCCGCCGGCTCGTCGGACACGCCGGGCGCCCCTGGCAGTCCTTCGCGCTCACCGCGGTCCTGATGGGCGGGCTGCCGCTCTGGGCGGGCACCGCGCTGCCGCTGGCCGAGCGGGCGGCGTCCCCCGCCACGCTCGGTCTGCTGGTGCCCGCCCTGCTGGTCGTCACGCCGCTGCTCGTCGCCGTCCAGGCATGGATCTGGCACACCTTCCGGCACCGGGTCACCGGACCGTCGTACCTCTGA
- a CDS encoding cytochrome ubiquinol oxidase subunit I, with product MNQDVLDLARLQFALTAGGHFLFVALTLGLATVVAVLQTRATFSRKPLDARMVRFWGQLYVINYAVGIVTGLVMEFQFGMAWSGLTHEAGNILGASLAVETIVAFFVESTFLGLWIFGWNRLNRWAHLAAIWVVVLTAYVSAYWILVSNGFLNHPVGYGSDNGELVLDDPVAVLTNPSALLAFGHIVAGALLTAGFFMAGVSAYHLFRRSPEWEFFGRSLRIGVFLSAPALMVTAVFGGVQLAVLDAFQPMKSAVFRGKTAEIAQVQAELTERFGPGDYVPSEAWTRGGALVMLICFALMMYLCFAGVILAAFRKVVFRFRLWHLVLMAAVPLPYIAMISGWVFRESGRQPWVVYGLLKTEDAVSDLSPGTMRLSLTVFTTVFVLLAVLNAWLLTRHARRGPVDAGLGHDERPTAAGNGNGNGNGDGNGTGDGDGDGGGNDGDGRAPDPADALPAPRY from the coding sequence GTGAACCAGGACGTACTCGATCTCGCGCGGCTGCAGTTCGCCCTCACGGCGGGCGGCCATTTCCTCTTCGTCGCCCTCACTCTGGGACTCGCGACGGTCGTGGCCGTGCTCCAGACGCGCGCCACGTTCAGCCGCAAGCCGCTGGACGCGCGCATGGTGCGGTTCTGGGGCCAGCTGTACGTGATCAACTACGCGGTCGGCATCGTCACCGGTCTGGTGATGGAGTTCCAGTTCGGCATGGCGTGGAGCGGGCTCACCCATGAGGCGGGCAACATCCTCGGGGCCTCGCTGGCCGTCGAGACGATCGTGGCGTTCTTCGTGGAGTCGACGTTCCTCGGCCTGTGGATCTTCGGCTGGAACCGTCTCAACCGCTGGGCCCACCTGGCGGCGATCTGGGTCGTGGTCCTGACCGCCTATGTCTCGGCGTACTGGATCCTCGTCTCCAACGGCTTCCTCAACCATCCCGTGGGGTACGGCTCCGACAACGGCGAGCTCGTCCTCGACGACCCGGTCGCGGTGCTGACCAACCCCTCCGCGCTGCTGGCCTTCGGTCACATCGTGGCGGGCGCGCTGCTCACGGCGGGGTTCTTCATGGCCGGGGTGAGCGCGTACCACCTGTTCCGGCGCAGCCCTGAGTGGGAGTTCTTCGGCCGCAGTCTGCGGATCGGGGTGTTCCTCTCGGCGCCCGCGCTGATGGTGACCGCCGTCTTCGGCGGGGTGCAGCTGGCCGTCCTGGACGCCTTCCAGCCGATGAAGTCGGCCGTGTTCAGAGGGAAGACCGCGGAGATCGCGCAGGTCCAGGCAGAGCTGACGGAACGTTTCGGGCCCGGTGACTACGTGCCCTCGGAGGCGTGGACCCGGGGCGGCGCGCTGGTGATGCTGATCTGCTTCGCGCTGATGATGTACCTGTGCTTCGCCGGGGTGATCCTGGCCGCCTTCAGGAAGGTCGTCTTCCGGTTCCGTCTGTGGCATCTCGTCCTGATGGCGGCCGTCCCGCTGCCGTACATCGCGATGATCAGCGGCTGGGTGTTCCGGGAGTCCGGGCGGCAGCCCTGGGTGGTCTACGGACTGCTGAAGACGGAGGACGCGGTCTCGGACCTCTCCCCCGGCACCATGCGCCTCTCCCTCACCGTTTTCACCACGGTCTTCGTCCTGCTCGCCGTCCTCAACGCCTGGCTCCTCACCCGCCACGCCCGCCGGGGCCCGGTCGACGCCGGCCTCGGCCACGACGAACGGCCGACCGCGGCCGGGAACGGCAACGGGAACGGCAACGGGGACGGCAACGGGACCGGAGACGGCGACGGCGACGGAGGCGGGAACGACGGCGACGGCCGAGCACCCGACCCGGCCGACGCCCTCCCGGCCCCCCGCTACTGA